The window CTCATGGAGTTAGCATTATGCAATTGACATATGTAGACAGAATAGGAAATCTTCAGGGAAAACATAAGATTGCTTATTGTCGTACAAGGATCCCGCAGAAGTAAAGCGACAACTCAAACAAAACATGACATGACATGCAGTCATCACAGCACCAATTGCAGAGCACAAAAGCAAGTTAGAACCTACAGTCCTCAGCTTTAACAACTTATATGGATTTTAAACTAGTCCAGTTTCATCCATGCACTGAGCATCCTCTGCATGCGTTAATTTTGTTAAGAGCTTTAGATCATTGGCAAAGAATAATTGATACTCAGTTATTCGATTGCAAGTTCAGCAGTAATTTAGGAAGCAATTTGCTTGCAATGAAGTGCAGTTGAACCTACACAAAATAGATCAGAAAGCTCCGGTATACAATTTGACATTTGGAACCTGGGTTGCAAAGAGGGAATTCTTCTTCCTCATATTAAGCTCTGAATAAAAGTAAACTGAATAACTGGGAGGGAAACAGAGGCAGAATCTGTATACACGTTCATACCAACAATAATAGGCTAATTAAACCTCCTTGTTGTTCGGGTGTCTGGCTCATAGGTTATAATCAATCTAGAGGCCAGAGCAACAGTACTATGTATAACGTTTGAGATGAACAAAATGAGATACCTTTTGCATGAAAAGAATGTCTTTTTTGGCACCATCAGAAGAGCTTTTATGTCCCATGGCTTTCAAAATTCTTGaggaaattttttgtcctttcttttgcAAGTCATCCACATCTTTTTGTTCAATATCCTTGATCAAATTCTCAGCAGAAGCAGACCAATAGTCGCCTTCAAAGTATGGCAAACGAGCAGCAGTTATCTTGATCATACCTCTTTGAGGAGGAAGAAAATAGTGATCGTAAAGATTTGAAGTGCTTATGACTATATTTTCTTCAACTGCCTTATGCAGCATTGACTGATACCTGCAAATACACAAAAACTATTGGTGTGATAGTGATACATTAAATACAATCATAGGAATGTTTAGCTTTTAAAATCCCAGAAAACAGAGTTTGACATGATAAGCACCGTatggccaaaggaaaaaaaagaataacagAATAATCAGTGGGAAAAAGATGGGCATAGTCTTTTGAGAAGGCATGTACATGAACAAATTGATAAACAGACGACTGCGGAAGGAGAAAGGTAAATGGGACAAACCATTTCCGCAGTTTCTGATTATGTGGAGTTTTCTGATTTTCAGGATGACAGTAAAACAAGTAATCTTCCCCTTTCAGAGGAGGGCATGCCCAGATAAAGCAGCTTCCAAAACCTCGTTGCTTGCAGCATTCGAGATAGCCAATCTGATAAAAGACGACAAAACAGTACTTCAGGAAAACAGTACAGAGCATGCTGAAGCCAGAAGCTGACAGAATAGCAAGAAAGCAAACTAATTACCAATAATTCATGGTAAACAAAAGTCCGGAGTGATTCTCCAGTCACAGTCACTATCTCTGGCTGAAAGTACTTGACAGAATCAAGGTACGAGATGTACACACAACGTTGATTAGGGTGTCCACAATCCGAGCCAAATTCTTGGACATACGCGCCAAAAATGAGGATGTCTACCCCTTCAATCTTCTGAAATAAAAGAATTACCTGAAAATGCAAAACttcatataaattttattgGCCTACTCACAAGTATGATCAGGGGCAGtaccaaaaaaagaattgatcTTTCCATCTTTCCAAAGGTATTGGCTCCAAGAAAGAGTGCATAAAATCTATGCAGACATGTGTGCATTTTAGTATGTAGAACTTAATTTACAGTTTTTACAATTTATGTGCATAACTCCCCTTGCAAGATTGAGAGGTAATTAATCctataaaaagaaatagttttGATGAAGGAAAAGATCATTTTTCCCTGCTTTACTCGCTCCGTTGATATAGGGACAAGAGGATTCATGAGTACATAATGTATGCACATGTTACATATAATAGCTATTCTTATGATCATCAATGCTACTAAATGAACGTGTCTTATACACAAGAGTCCTGCATGAGGGAACGTCAAGTATCTTGTCAAAAACCTGGATATCAAAACAATGCAGAGCACCATTTTAAGTACTAAAGGATACAGACTCCAAAGAAATATGTATACATGATGGCACCAGACCATTTACCAGTACATAATATAAACAGCACACCATGTCTATTACCAATTCTTATAATCATTGATATAGCTAAATGGACATGTTTTTGAGCACAGGAACACTAAATGGCAGAAGGTCAAGTAAAAGAggtatgttttccaaaatgtaataTCTGATTTCACCTTTAAACAGTATGGAAACTCGGCTGGATAATTCAAGTGAGGAAAGGTATCCAAAAATTGCTTCTTCACTTCCAATTTTCTTTTAGCAGAGACAACCACTCTCACTACAAGATCTTCAGCACCAGGAACCTAGACATCAAAATGTAGGATCGAAGTGAAAAGAATATAGAAGATCCAtatttcattaataaaaattgcaaacatAATACATGAACCTCCATCTAATGGAAGTTCTATGATTTGTTGACATGATAATTACTAGAGGTAACACATTTTCACAATTCAGTAACATTGTTGTGTATCAAAGCCTTCACTGATTAGCACTTTACCTCGTAAAAGCCCTTTTTTGAGACTTTTgctctctgttctctctcttccttgagACGCCTTTGAATTCTTTGCTCTAAGCAACCACCGAGCTTGGTTCTTGGTAGATCTCCAGCTCTAAGAATACCGACCTTCAGTGGTGGAATGAGAGTAGCATTTCCAATTTCATTTAAGGAGCAAATGGGGCATATATACTCAGCATTTCCTCCTAAATTTCTTTTATCGTTAAAAAGGGCACAAATCTGGTGTTGCCAGGCTCCACACTTATCACATTGAACCCACTGCACCAAAATGCCACAATGAGAGACTAAACTTCTGATCCTTATAGTTTATGAAATAGACATTTGATCGAATTAACTTACTGATTCTTCAATTTCCTCATTATTCTTTCTCTTGTGAAGCTTGGCCTTGGAAACAGAAATTCCCCCGCACTTAATGGTTCCACCTCTGCAACAATTGTGGCACGATGCGCAGAAAGTACATTGTACGTCAATTTCATTTGACGTACAATAATAaactccatttctttttattaagacGTTGCATGATGAGCAATATATGGGTGACGGAGCAAAAAGAAGCTTGACTGCTCCACATAGCTGGCATGAATTCTCACGTATGGAATTTGGcagatcatttttcatttccttttctgatACCTGTTGTCAAAAAATGCATGAGGAGTTATCAATcaacatttatatttatttcaatttatggttgaaaataatttcctttccttGGATGTCATAATCTCTGATCATGAGAATGTTCTAAGCACATCACTTTTCCCATGGAATACAAATCAACATGTCTATTACTCCCAAGCAGTTTGAGCTCATGTTCGCCTAGGAATTTGACACAAAGTGCAGCTATTCTTATATACGCTAAAatttaaaggttcattgagcactATTGTATTTATAAATACAAAATAAGTTTATCTCCCCATCTCCAGACAGCACAAATGGCAAGATTAATTAATATCTACTTCCAGATTCATGCATACTGAAGCTCTCCATCCAGTAGAAAATACTCGAGCCCAAAAGTTTTAGGTTGAATCATAGTCATTGGAAGTAGTCTGGGATTGCATTGCAATGATAGTTCTTTAAAAAGATTTCTGTCATAAGTCTGCGGGCATCTGAGATGTTCCTTTGCTTTTATTCTATTGAAATGAGCACAACCACATGCATGAGTTTATAACTATCTTggattaaaaaacaaaaaaaatcaaacagcataggcttctcctcctcctagtTGTGCTCCCACCACAGTGACCCCTGAAAACTGGTTTTATGTCCAAATTTCACCCTAGAAGTTCCTATGCCCTTCATACTTTGCCATCTACTAATAGAAAGCTTACAACAAAAGGAACTtggaaaaacaaatcaaagtacATACTCTGCATCAACCATCGCAAGATATGATAATCTCTAGATGCTGAGCAGTAGCCAATGTATGAATGAAGAGTATTACCTtcatttttcatggaaaaacaaaaaaaacaaaatgaagcaaAATAACGATGTAGTCGAGGTTAAGCATTACTAGACATTCTCAAGGAGTACCCTAGTTACATACGCATACACAAACAATGCATGTTAATCAGATGAACTGGGAAAACTTAGAGCCTCAATGAGCACAGAGAGTGCATAATGCATATTCCACGAGAAGTAAATGAAGATTGATTACCAAATGAGAACCGAATCATTCCCCACTAACCTGATGAACGCATCGCTTGAGGCCTGCTATATGTTCCTTTATTTGCTCTTTGGTGAAAAATTCCATCAGTGAAACACCTCTAATCTTGGATTGCTCTGACTCAGCTCTCCAGTTAGTAACATCCATCATTGACACAGTTTTGTTCTCAACTTCCCTATTTTCCTCACCCAAATCATTCCTGAGTTGTCCCACCTCCTCAGTACCAGCTCTATGCTCTTCTAAGACAGCATGCAAACCGCTGGACCTTATTCCAACAGAGTCAACCGAATGATCAGCGATAGTCGAACCAATGTCCATGGGGTCCAAGTCTTCCACAACAGAAGTATTCAGGAGTTCTTCTGATGGACTATCATGAATTTCTACATTTGGCACAAAAGAACGATCCAGAAGATTCTTAATAGTTTCAAAAGTGGTCTGTGTATTTGCAGAGGGACTTGTACTTGGTTTAGTTCCAAGCAACATTACTTTTTGAAAAGATGTGGAAGATTCAGGCAAGTGCTGCAAGCCTGGAAGTCTTCCAGCAGTGCAGTCTTGAGCCATTAGTGGATCAAGTACACAAGAAGTTCCCTCCTTAGATGAAGGgaaacaagaaagaacatcCATCTTCTGACGTTTTGGGCAGGAAGGAGCTATTTCTGGGGATCTAGATATTGGCTGACTGTAAAGAGCTGATTGAGCACATAGGCCTCGAGAAAAGCAATCATTACACTGACAAGCATGGAAGTGTGCCGGATAACTTGCCCCAGCATTTGTAGCAGCTTCAGATGAAGATGGCAAAGTGCTTTTCAAAGGAAAAGCAGACAGTAATTGGTATGAAGGGAGCTCAACAAGTCGAGGCTCTGATGCCTGAGAGGATGGAGTGAAGTAATCAAGCACAAGACCATCAGAAGGGACCTCTGACTCCAATGGATTAACAGGCTTCACACTATGCTGATTGTATACTTGCAAGTTCTGCTGACAGCAGAATTGTTTCTCCATACGATAATCTTTAAATAAAGCCTCATTGCAACACTGTGAACTAACACGAGGACAGACTGATCCACCATAAGCAGCAGCATTACAGGGAATATGATCCAAGTAGATCGAGCTGCTTGAAGTTTCTGTGATCGAGGAGACAGTGTCAGCTGCAGCAGCTGGAATATGCATTGGCCCATTGTTGGAGCCAATAAGCACTTTATTAATTCCTTGCCAGTCTACACCAGCAGATCCTAAAGAAAATAACCACTTCCTCTATTAGTTAATCAATTGAAGATCAATAGTCCTCTATTGGTTAATGTATAAAGAATCACCTGATTGCTCTCGTAAGTTCACATTCTCAAGCCCAACTGCACCTCCTGATGAGAAACACCGGTCCAAGACTGCATCATAAGCGACATTATGGTTGTTTAAGTCACTTGAAGGAGCATTGGGTGCATTTGAGGTGCCCCTAGCAAATGAACCTGCACTTGGCATAATGCTGAACATGGGGAATGAGGAAGTTGCACTTTCATCCAATCTTTCAGTGGTATCTGATTTGTCAATCATTCGTGCAAGCAATATCTCCAACCGAATATTGAGAGTCTCCAGGTTCATATAGTCAACCTAATAACCATTTGCAAAATGAAAATCCATTAAATGAACTATGAATTAAATGAACTTTGTGAAGCAACTGAAAGTATAACTATCCATCTTGTGCACATGTGCAACCCAAACCACAAACCACAACAGCAGAAAAAGAGTCGGGGAGGGGGGCGGGGCTCCAAATGTTCGCCTATACCAGCCTGCTGAGGCTTATGAAAATGTACATGCACTTGCTGGACCACATGCATACCATATGGACATAATTATGAGATGTAGGGCATG of the Eucalyptus grandis isolate ANBG69807.140 chromosome 10, ASM1654582v1, whole genome shotgun sequence genome contains:
- the LOC104422080 gene encoding histone acetyltransferase HAC12; amino-acid sequence: MLGKGYMLGQNFGQSWNGFFPNSVLQSRGDVPPQYFARSTFRDWRKNPQIGCCRDLIRRRIMEAFPWIMNVRQDWESLAVGLANDLEENLFMESASEVDYMNLETLNIRLEILLARMIDKSDTTERLDESATSSFPMFSIMPSAGSFARGTSNAPNAPSSDLNNHNVAYDAVLDRCFSSGGAVGLENVNLREQSGSAGVDWQGINKVLIGSNNGPMHIPAAAADTVSSITETSSSSIYLDHIPCNAAAYGGSVCPRVSSQCCNEALFKDYRMEKQFCCQQNLQVYNQHSVKPVNPLESEVPSDGLVLDYFTPSSQASEPRLVELPSYQLLSAFPLKSTLPSSSEAATNAGASYPAHFHACQCNDCFSRGLCAQSALYSQPISRSPEIAPSCPKRQKMDVLSCFPSSKEGTSCVLDPLMAQDCTAGRLPGLQHLPESSTSFQKVMLLGTKPSTSPSANTQTTFETIKNLLDRSFVPNVEIHDSPSEELLNTSVVEDLDPMDIGSTIADHSVDSVGIRSSGLHAVLEEHRAGTEEVGQLRNDLGEENREVENKTVSMMDVTNWRAESEQSKIRGVSLMEFFTKEQIKEHIAGLKRCVHQVSEKEMKNDLPNSIRENSCQLCGAVKLLFAPSPIYCSSCNVLIKRNGVYYCTSNEIDVQCTFCASCHNCCRGGTIKCGGISVSKAKLHKRKNNEEIEESWVQCDKCGAWQHQICALFNDKRNLGGNAEYICPICSLNEIGNATLIPPLKVGILRAGDLPRTKLGGCLEQRIQRRLKEEREQRAKVSKKGFYEVPGAEDLVVRVVVSAKRKLEVKKQFLDTFPHLNYPAEFPYCLKVILLFQKIEGVDILIFGAYVQEFGSDCGHPNQRCVYISYLDSVKYFQPEIVTVTGESLRTFVYHELLIGYLECCKQRGFGSCFIWACPPLKGEDYLFYCHPENQKTPHNQKLRKWYQSMLHKAVEENIVISTSNLYDHYFLPPQRGMIKITAARLPYFEGDYWSASAENLIKDIEQKDVDDLQKKGQKISSRILKAMGHKSSSDGAKKDILFMQKLGEKILPAKEDFIVVHLQYVCSHCREVILSTERWFCSQCKNFQLCKRCHDAEQLLYGTDIHMLNEKVKHSVSEAPVNGVPSDTEDEDTTLENSLFDSRHTFLKFCQENQYQFNTLRHAKYSSMMILHYLGNPKDITGRASCSICRKLTALKQSWRCEICPEFSVCEVCYRHKNFVHDHQLTQGSSTTHHQPEPGT